CGTATCAAATatcgattttttttcaaaatatcgATATCGAAGTTAGAAATCCAGTATCGTGACAACACTaaacagacggacggacggacagacaggtaaacagacagacagacgggtagacagacagacagacagacagacagacgggtacCTGTTGCCCCCGGTGGCCCTCAGCTTGATGTGCAGCGCTGTGATTCCCAGCTCTTTGCAGCGCTGAGCGACGTCCTGAGCGGCCAGCATGGCGGCGTACGGAGACGACTCGTCTCGGTCCGCCTTCACCTTCATCCCTCCGGTCACACGGCAGATGGTTTCCctggaaacagacagacagcggtTAGACCAATGGGAGCGAGGCGGGGGGTGGGAGGCGTGCGGTGGGACGGAGACGTACTTCCCGGACAGGTCGGTGACGTGGACGAAGGTGTCGTTGAAGGAGGCGAAGATGTGGCACACTCCGAAGACGTTCTCTCCTTCAGCCACCTGAGGACCCAGACTGATCACctgctcctccttcttctcctttccTTTACGAGGAGCCATCTTCTGCTGCAGGAGACGTTAGCAACAAAACCATGAAATAACC
This genomic stretch from Acanthochromis polyacanthus isolate Apoly-LR-REF ecotype Palm Island chromosome 17, KAUST_Apoly_ChrSc, whole genome shotgun sequence harbors:
- the LOC110969107 gene encoding 40S ribosomal protein S14, with the protein product MAPRKGKEKKEEQVISLGPQVAEGENVFGVCHIFASFNDTFVHVTDLSGKETICRVTGGMKVKADRDESSPYAAMLAAQDVAQRCKELGITALHIKLRATGGNRTKTPGPGAQSALRALARSGMKIGRIEDVTPIPSDSTRRKGGRRGRRL